In one window of Bombus vancouverensis nearcticus chromosome 10, iyBomVanc1_principal, whole genome shotgun sequence DNA:
- the LOC117159246 gene encoding TWiK family of potassium channels protein 7 — translation MSIKKSDLSVGFTEENVGQTTEERRLFQKQHIQKIKSIAGHVGLLIALMLYTAIGGLVFRHIELPAELARLEVLRANLRAERYSFVNAVSNNTDVSNLRTLVSVKLRAYEEAVQKAAQGGLLVSFVTDTIDQENRDTTDLQPIVTERWSVFQAVFFASTVLTTIGYGNVVPSTNLGRMFCILFAFVGIPLTLIVIADWGKLFAGGVVKIALTLKSKLPLHFSFPCVPTNLAGRRSLGAFTAIVLLFLYLACGAGMFMLWEDDWNFFDGFYFCFVTMTTIGFGDLVPSKY, via the exons ATGTCGATCAAAAAGTCTGATTTATCTGTGGGATTTACTGAAGAAAATGTCGGACAAACTACAGAAGAAAGAAGATTGTTTCAAAAGCAACATATACAAAAAATCAAGTCGATTGCTGGTCACGTTGGACTTTTGATTGCATTGATGCTTTATACAGCAATTGGTGGTTTA GTTTTTCGGCATATCGAACTTCCGGCAGAATTAGCACGTTTGGAAGTTTTGCGCGCCAATTTACGTGCTGAAAGATATTCATTCGTCAATGCGGTTTCCAACAATACCGATGTGTCAAATTTACGCACATTG GTTAGCGTAAAATTACGTGCTTACGAAGAGGCAGTCCAGAAAGCAGCACAAGGTGGTTTGTTGGTCTCTTTCGTGACAGACACAATAGACCAAGAAAATCGAGATACGACAGATTTACAGCCGATCGTAACTGAAAGATGGAGTGTTTTTCAAGCCGTATTTTTCGCGAGCACTGTTCTTACAACGATTG GATATGGGAACGTTGTACCATCTACTAATCTGGGAAGGATGTTCTGCATCTTATTCGCATTCGTTGGCATACCTTTGACATTGATAGTAATAGCTGATTGGGGGAAACTATTCGCTGGAGGTGTAGTTAAAATTGCATTAACCCTAAAATCGAAACTCCCGCTTCACTTTTCTTTTCCCTGCGTTCCGACAAATTTAGCAGGAAGGCGATCGCTTG GAGCATTTACAGCGAttgttttactttttttataCCTCGCTTGCGGTGCAGGTATGTTCATGTTATGGGAAGATGACTGGAATTTTTTTGAtggattttatttttgttttgtcACTATGACCACGATAGGATTCGGTGACTTAGTACCGAGTAAGTATTAA